One part of the Microbacterium aurugineum genome encodes these proteins:
- the xylA gene encoding xylose isomerase codes for MSLTPTRADKFSFGLWTVGYNGSDPFGGPTRPALDVVHAVEKLAELGAYGLTFHDDDLFAFGSTDAERQTQIDRLKGALADTGLVVPMVTTNLFSAPVFKDGGFTSNDRQVRRFALRKVFRQLDLGAELGARTFVMWGGREGAEYDSAKDVRAALERYREAVNLLGDYVTDKGYDIRFAIEPKPNEPRGDILLPTLGHAIAFIDSLERPELVGVNPEVGHEQMAGLNFTAGIAQALYHGKLFHIDLNGQRGIKYDQDLVFGHGDLHNAFSLVDLLENGGPNGVPAYEGPRHFDYKPSRTEDETGVWDSAAANMRTYLLLKERAAAFRADPEVQEALAAAKVAELSTPTLDEGESYDAFLADRSAYEEFDADAYLGGKGFGFVRLQQLATEHLLGAR; via the coding sequence ATGAGCCTCACCCCGACCCGCGCCGACAAGTTCTCGTTCGGTCTCTGGACCGTCGGATACAACGGCTCCGACCCCTTCGGCGGTCCGACGCGTCCGGCCCTCGACGTCGTGCACGCCGTCGAGAAGCTGGCGGAACTCGGCGCCTACGGGCTCACCTTCCACGATGACGACCTCTTCGCCTTCGGGTCGACGGATGCCGAGCGCCAGACGCAGATCGACCGCCTCAAGGGTGCGCTCGCCGACACGGGTCTCGTCGTGCCGATGGTCACCACGAACCTGTTCAGCGCCCCCGTCTTCAAAGACGGCGGCTTCACCTCGAACGACCGCCAGGTGCGCCGCTTCGCGCTGCGCAAGGTGTTCCGTCAGCTCGACCTGGGCGCAGAGCTCGGTGCGCGCACGTTCGTCATGTGGGGTGGCCGCGAGGGCGCGGAGTACGACTCGGCGAAAGACGTGCGTGCCGCGCTGGAGCGCTACCGGGAAGCCGTCAACCTGCTCGGCGACTACGTGACCGACAAGGGCTACGACATCCGGTTCGCGATCGAGCCGAAGCCGAACGAGCCGCGTGGCGACATCCTGCTCCCCACCCTCGGCCACGCGATCGCGTTCATCGATTCCCTGGAGCGCCCCGAGCTCGTCGGCGTCAACCCCGAGGTCGGACACGAGCAGATGGCGGGTCTCAACTTCACGGCCGGCATCGCCCAGGCCCTGTACCACGGCAAGCTCTTCCACATCGACCTCAACGGCCAGCGCGGCATCAAGTACGACCAGGACCTCGTGTTCGGCCACGGCGACCTGCACAACGCCTTCTCCCTGGTGGACCTGCTCGAGAACGGCGGCCCGAACGGCGTGCCCGCCTACGAGGGACCCCGTCACTTCGACTACAAGCCCTCTCGCACGGAGGACGAGACGGGGGTCTGGGACTCGGCTGCCGCCAACATGCGGACCTACCTGCTGCTGAAGGAGCGTGCTGCGGCCTTCCGCGCCGACCCCGAGGTGCAGGAGGCGCTGGCCGCCGCGAAGGTCGCCGAACTCTCGACGCCGACGCTCGACGAGGGCGAGTCCTACGACGCCTTCCTGGCCGACCGCAGCGCCTACGAGGAGTTCGATGCCGACGCCTACCTCGGCGGCAAGGGCTTCGGGTTCGTCCGCCTCCAGCAGCTCGCGACCGAGCACCTGCTGGGCGCCCGGTGA
- a CDS encoding aldose 1-epimerase family protein has protein sequence MVASRSGRQRRLTGHGYAAEIASVGATLRTLTFDGRDLVVPFDADEVRPAYRGATLAPWPNRIVDGRYRFAGAEHQLALTEPERGQALHGLLVWVEFEDRLVSEDRVSLAAVIEPQAGYPFRIEVEVDYRLDADGLHQTVAARNLGPDTAPWGTGPHPYLVAGPGRVDDWTLTLPASEVLTVTPERLSPVTVESVTEHPEWDFREGRRIDDVFIDHAFTSLARADEIAEVRVVTAAGEGVGIAWDRRCPWVQVHTADTPAVASTHRIGLAVEPMTCPPDAFNSGVDLVTLAPGEAHAASWRIFGI, from the coding sequence ATGGTGGCGTCTCGCTCCGGTCGACAACGGCGTCTCACCGGCCACGGTTATGCGGCGGAGATCGCGAGCGTCGGCGCTACTCTCCGGACGCTGACGTTCGACGGGCGCGACCTGGTGGTCCCCTTCGATGCGGATGAGGTGCGCCCGGCCTATCGTGGGGCGACACTCGCTCCCTGGCCCAACCGCATCGTCGACGGACGCTACCGGTTCGCCGGTGCCGAGCACCAGCTGGCACTGACCGAACCGGAGCGCGGCCAAGCCCTCCATGGACTCCTCGTCTGGGTGGAGTTCGAAGATCGCCTCGTAAGCGAGGATCGCGTCTCACTGGCCGCTGTGATCGAGCCTCAGGCCGGCTACCCGTTCCGCATCGAGGTCGAGGTCGACTATCGCCTCGATGCCGATGGACTGCACCAGACCGTTGCGGCGCGCAACCTCGGTCCGGATACGGCGCCGTGGGGTACCGGACCGCATCCTTACCTCGTGGCCGGGCCCGGACGCGTGGATGACTGGACGCTCACCCTTCCGGCATCCGAGGTTCTGACGGTGACCCCGGAGCGGCTGAGCCCGGTCACCGTGGAGTCCGTGACGGAGCACCCGGAATGGGACTTCCGCGAGGGGAGGCGGATCGATGATGTGTTCATCGACCACGCGTTCACCTCGCTCGCTCGTGCGGACGAGATCGCGGAGGTCCGCGTCGTGACAGCTGCGGGGGAGGGCGTCGGGATCGCGTGGGACCGGCGGTGCCCGTGGGTGCAGGTGCATACCGCCGACACCCCCGCCGTTGCGTCGACCCATCGCATCGGGCTCGCGGTCGAACCGATGACGTGTCCTCCCGATGCCTTCAACTCCGGCGTCGACCTGGTGACCCTGGCGCCGGGTGAGGCGCACGCCGCCTCGTGGCGGATCTTCGGGATCTAA
- a CDS encoding formylglycine-generating enzyme family protein, whose protein sequence is MVHIPGGTFLMGSEDFYPDERPVHEREVASFFIDRYPVTNAQYAEFVDATGYVTVAERELDPAAFPGADPADLVPGAMVFTPTSGPTNLGDWRNWWRWQPGAFWRRPFGPDSSIDDRMQHPVVHVAFEDAVAYADWVGMRLPTEAEHEYAARGGLEGAPFAWGDEPYPGGVAQANSWLGRFPYDNQGVGGTAPVGSYPPNGYGLYDMIANVWEWTTDFYTPRHLRLSDTPVDAGKRTNLLAAASAQEGFPGIPRRVLKGGSHLCSPDYCLRFRPAARSPQAEDTGMSHIGFRLTRSE, encoded by the coding sequence ATGGTCCACATCCCGGGCGGCACGTTCCTGATGGGGTCCGAGGACTTCTACCCCGATGAACGCCCGGTGCACGAGCGTGAGGTCGCCTCGTTCTTCATCGACCGCTATCCGGTGACCAACGCGCAGTACGCCGAGTTCGTGGACGCGACGGGGTACGTGACCGTCGCCGAACGGGAGCTCGATCCGGCCGCATTTCCGGGCGCCGACCCTGCCGACCTCGTGCCCGGAGCGATGGTCTTCACGCCGACGTCGGGACCGACGAATCTCGGGGACTGGCGCAACTGGTGGCGTTGGCAGCCCGGAGCCTTCTGGCGTCGACCCTTCGGACCGGACTCCTCGATCGACGACCGGATGCAGCATCCAGTCGTGCACGTCGCGTTCGAGGACGCGGTGGCGTACGCGGACTGGGTCGGGATGCGGCTGCCCACGGAAGCCGAGCACGAGTACGCGGCGCGCGGCGGCCTGGAAGGCGCGCCGTTCGCGTGGGGGGACGAGCCGTACCCGGGCGGCGTCGCCCAAGCGAACTCCTGGCTCGGTCGTTTCCCCTACGACAACCAGGGTGTCGGCGGCACGGCGCCCGTCGGCTCCTATCCGCCGAACGGCTACGGCCTGTACGACATGATCGCCAACGTCTGGGAGTGGACGACCGACTTCTACACTCCGCGGCACCTGCGTCTCTCCGACACCCCGGTCGATGCGGGGAAGCGGACGAACCTCCTCGCCGCAGCGAGCGCGCAGGAGGGCTTCCCCGGCATCCCTCGTCGCGTGCTCAAAGGTGGATCCCACCTGTGCTCGCCGGACTACTGCCTGCGGTTCCGGCCTGCCGCGCGCTCGCCGCAGGCGGAGGACACGGGGATGTCGCACATCGGCTTCCGCCTCACCCGCTCCGAGTGA
- a CDS encoding arylsulfatase: protein MAEKPNILIIWGDDIGISNLSTYSDGLMGYRTPNIDRIADEGVKFTDYYGEQSCTAGRAAFITGQNPYRTGLTKVGMPGAKLGLQPEDPTIADALKHHGYATGQFGKNHLGDRDEHLPTAHGFDEFFGNLYHLNAEEEPEHPDYPTDEEFPGFSEKFRPRGVLHSWANADGTQRIEDTGPLTKKRMETVDEEFRDAAADFIRTQADDDTPFFVWFNSTHMHFRTHTKEESKGQAGRWQSEYHDTMIDHDGVVGSLLDLLDELGLAENTIVMYSTDNGPHMNSWPDAGMTPFRNEKNSNWEGAYRVPAMVRWPGHIPAGTTLNGIVSHNDWFVTLLAAVGDTDIAERLKSGTDLHGTEFTVHLDGNNQLDYITGAVDQSPRRHFFYVSDDGDLTALRFDNWKLVFLEQRASGTLQIWQEPYIELRFPKLFNLRTDPYERADITSNTYWDWVLDRIFLFVPAQAYVARMLQTLAEFPARQESASFTINQVMEKLEASTAGSS, encoded by the coding sequence ATGGCCGAGAAGCCCAACATCCTCATCATCTGGGGCGATGACATCGGCATCAGCAACCTGAGCACGTACTCCGACGGTCTGATGGGCTATCGGACGCCGAACATCGATCGGATCGCCGATGAGGGCGTGAAGTTCACCGACTACTACGGCGAGCAGAGCTGCACGGCGGGACGTGCGGCCTTCATCACCGGCCAGAACCCCTATCGGACCGGACTCACCAAGGTGGGGATGCCCGGCGCGAAGCTGGGCCTCCAGCCCGAGGACCCCACGATCGCGGACGCGCTCAAGCATCACGGCTACGCCACGGGGCAGTTCGGCAAGAACCACCTCGGAGATCGAGACGAGCACCTGCCCACCGCGCACGGCTTCGACGAGTTCTTCGGCAACCTCTACCACCTCAACGCGGAGGAGGAGCCCGAGCACCCGGACTACCCGACCGACGAGGAGTTCCCCGGCTTCAGCGAGAAGTTCCGCCCGCGCGGTGTGCTCCACAGCTGGGCGAACGCCGACGGAACGCAACGGATCGAAGACACCGGACCGCTGACCAAGAAGCGCATGGAGACGGTCGATGAGGAGTTCCGCGATGCGGCGGCGGACTTCATCCGCACGCAGGCAGACGACGACACCCCCTTCTTCGTCTGGTTCAACTCCACCCACATGCACTTCCGCACCCACACCAAGGAAGAGAGCAAGGGGCAGGCGGGACGCTGGCAGTCGGAGTACCACGACACGATGATCGATCACGACGGCGTCGTGGGCAGTCTGCTCGACCTCCTCGATGAGCTGGGGCTGGCCGAGAACACGATCGTCATGTATTCCACCGACAACGGTCCGCACATGAACAGCTGGCCGGACGCCGGCATGACGCCGTTCCGCAACGAGAAGAACTCGAACTGGGAGGGCGCCTACCGCGTGCCCGCGATGGTCCGCTGGCCGGGTCACATCCCCGCCGGGACGACGCTCAACGGGATCGTGAGCCACAACGACTGGTTCGTGACCCTGCTCGCGGCTGTCGGCGATACGGACATCGCGGAGCGGCTGAAGTCGGGCACGGACTTGCACGGGACCGAGTTCACGGTGCACCTCGACGGCAACAACCAGCTCGACTACATCACCGGTGCCGTCGATCAGAGTCCGCGCCGACACTTCTTCTACGTCTCGGATGACGGCGACCTCACCGCACTGCGCTTCGACAACTGGAAGCTCGTGTTCCTCGAGCAGCGCGCCTCCGGGACCCTGCAGATCTGGCAGGAACCGTACATCGAGCTGCGATTCCCGAAGCTGTTCAACCTCCGCACGGATCCCTACGAGCGGGCGGACATCACGTCGAACACCTACTGGGACTGGGTGCTCGACCGGATCTTCCTGTTCGTGCCGGCGCAGGCATATGTGGCGCGCATGCTGCAGACCCTCGCGGAATTCCCGGCCCGGCAGGAATCGGCGTCGTTCACGATCAACCAGGTCATGGAGAAGCTGGAGGCGTCGACCGCCGGCAGCTCCTAA
- a CDS encoding DUF559 domain-containing protein, with protein MGRTRDPLPPNLGDSFSLRAAHRAGVGRGRLSADDLERPFPAVRRRLPPDRSEQPDPYRRQRDARVTAARAYAHRMHERQHISHESAAALWGAPLPLTRTLEGAIAEADALGVHVTTIGTGPLSRVRGVVRHRGKEDRTATTHLEGIRLSDPATTWAALGRLPIFDLVALGDYFCRAWRSGHGRPTPGRAPLTTIAALEAALSSGRRVGIRNLREALPLIREDSWSPRESRVRCLLVQAGLPEPELNVDIFEDGVFLACGDLVYRRHRVLIEYHGMMHGAQWAADVERAAALRAAGWTVIEVTAPLLAQPEVLVHRVRAALRSGRGMAPN; from the coding sequence ATGGGACGCACACGAGACCCCCTTCCTCCGAACCTCGGCGACAGTTTCAGTCTGCGAGCCGCACATCGCGCGGGGGTCGGACGAGGCCGACTCAGCGCCGACGATCTGGAGCGCCCGTTCCCGGCCGTACGGCGGCGACTCCCTCCAGACCGCTCAGAACAGCCGGACCCGTACCGACGCCAACGGGATGCGCGTGTCACCGCCGCCCGGGCCTACGCCCACCGCATGCACGAGCGGCAGCACATCAGCCATGAATCGGCGGCTGCGCTCTGGGGTGCTCCCTTGCCCCTGACCCGCACCCTGGAGGGGGCTATCGCGGAGGCGGACGCGCTCGGCGTGCATGTCACCACGATCGGCACGGGCCCACTATCCCGGGTCCGCGGCGTGGTCAGGCATCGCGGGAAGGAGGATCGCACGGCCACGACGCACCTCGAGGGCATCCGTCTCTCGGATCCCGCGACCACCTGGGCCGCTCTCGGTCGACTGCCCATCTTCGATCTCGTCGCACTCGGCGACTACTTCTGCCGCGCCTGGCGCTCCGGTCATGGTCGCCCTACACCGGGGCGGGCACCGCTAACGACGATCGCTGCGCTCGAAGCTGCCCTGAGCTCAGGGCGCCGCGTCGGAATCCGCAACCTGAGGGAAGCGCTCCCTCTGATCCGCGAGGACTCCTGGTCGCCGCGTGAGAGTCGGGTGCGCTGCCTCCTGGTCCAGGCCGGACTGCCGGAGCCCGAGCTCAACGTCGACATCTTCGAGGATGGTGTCTTCCTGGCCTGCGGTGACCTCGTCTACCGCCGACACCGGGTGCTCATCGAGTACCACGGCATGATGCACGGCGCGCAGTGGGCGGCGGACGTCGAGCGTGCCGCGGCGCTGCGTGCGGCGGGGTGGACGGTGATCGAGGTGACGGCGCCTCTGCTCGCTCAGCCCGAGGTGCTCGTGCATCGCGTACGTGCCGCCCTTCGCTCCGGTCGCGGAATGGCACCGAATTGA
- the xylB gene encoding xylulokinase: MALVLGVDSSTQACKVVVVDAETGAVVRSGRAPHPDGTSVDPEAWWSALTAAIEASGGLDDVTAWAIGGQQHGMVALDASGAVIRDALLWNDTRSAEAAADLVAEFGAQELAERTNVVPVASFTISKLRWLRDHEPENAARVAAVALPHDWLTWRLRGYGPAGAESAPLGPALDQLVTDRSDASGTGYWSPTTGGYDRELLIAALGHDVLLPRVLGADESVEDASGRRVGPGAGDNAAAALGLGAGPGDVVVSIGTSGTVFAVSAEPSADPSGIISGFASADGHFLPLVCTLNAARVLDVTAALLGVDHDELSRLALSASAGAAGLSLVPYFEGERTPNLPDATATLSGMTLASTTRENLARAAVEGMLSGLRAGLDALREAGVPLRRALLIGGGAQSEAVREIAPQVFGIPVEVPAAGEYVALGAARQAAALL, translated from the coding sequence ATGGCGCTCGTCCTCGGCGTCGATTCGTCGACGCAGGCATGCAAGGTCGTCGTCGTCGACGCCGAGACGGGAGCGGTGGTGCGCAGCGGTCGCGCCCCTCATCCCGACGGCACCTCGGTCGATCCTGAAGCGTGGTGGTCCGCGCTGACCGCCGCGATCGAGGCTTCCGGGGGTCTCGACGACGTCACGGCGTGGGCCATCGGCGGGCAACAGCATGGGATGGTGGCGCTCGACGCCTCGGGCGCCGTCATCCGCGATGCGCTGCTCTGGAACGACACGCGCTCCGCGGAGGCAGCGGCCGACCTCGTCGCCGAGTTCGGTGCGCAGGAGCTGGCCGAGCGCACGAACGTGGTGCCGGTGGCGTCGTTCACGATCTCGAAGCTGCGCTGGCTGCGCGACCACGAACCCGAGAACGCGGCTCGCGTGGCGGCGGTCGCCCTCCCCCACGACTGGCTGACGTGGCGACTCCGCGGCTACGGACCGGCAGGCGCCGAAAGCGCGCCTCTCGGACCCGCGCTGGATCAGCTCGTGACCGACCGCTCCGATGCATCCGGCACCGGATACTGGAGCCCCACGACCGGAGGCTACGATCGCGAGCTGCTGATCGCAGCCCTCGGACACGACGTCCTGCTGCCGCGCGTGCTCGGTGCGGACGAATCCGTGGAGGATGCGAGCGGTCGCCGGGTCGGGCCGGGGGCAGGCGACAATGCGGCGGCCGCACTCGGACTCGGCGCGGGCCCCGGCGACGTCGTTGTCTCGATCGGCACCAGCGGCACGGTCTTCGCGGTGAGCGCGGAGCCCTCCGCCGACCCGTCCGGCATCATCTCGGGGTTCGCGTCGGCCGACGGCCACTTCCTCCCCCTGGTCTGCACGCTCAATGCGGCGCGGGTGCTCGACGTCACGGCGGCCCTGCTCGGAGTCGACCATGACGAGCTCAGCAGGTTGGCTCTGTCGGCGTCGGCCGGAGCGGCAGGACTCTCGCTCGTCCCCTACTTCGAGGGTGAGCGCACCCCCAACCTGCCCGATGCCACGGCGACCCTCAGCGGTATGACCCTCGCCTCGACCACGCGCGAGAACCTGGCGCGCGCCGCGGTGGAGGGCATGCTCTCGGGGCTCCGCGCAGGACTCGACGCCCTGCGGGAGGCGGGAGTGCCGCTGCGGCGAGCGCTGCTGATCGGCGGCGGGGCGCAGTCGGAGGCCGTGCGGGAGATCGCGCCGCAGGTGTTCGGCATCCCCGTCGAGGTGCCGGCCGCGGGCGAGTACGTCGCCCTGGGCGCTGCCCGTCAGGCCGCCGCGCTGCTCTGA
- a CDS encoding ROK family transcriptional regulator, whose amino-acid sequence MTEPGEGAAAKDANGGVRAGNLARVLRLVHLGGEQSRAQLTAVTGLNRSTIADLVAELAGDGWVVEREPGPVGRVGRPSPVVAAAPTTVVIAVNPEVDAVEIAAIDLARTIAVRERIESTSLLGADEVAPLVAGVIDRWTRGALAGMRVIAVGVAVPGLVRAADGLVRNAPHLGWTDLPLRASIAAATGLPVAVGNDASLGALAEHLFGAAQGVDDLVYLNGGPSGIGGGIIVHGAPVGGVGGFAGEFGQNRVDVSSDAVLEDVVSRARLLAALGLAVADEATLASALAAAADEDAVRAECSRQRAFLAQAIADAVNILNPSVVVLGGFLALLASVDVEGFAADVAARAMTENAEGLRILPASLAADRLLLGAAELAWTTARVI is encoded by the coding sequence GTGACCGAACCCGGGGAGGGCGCCGCCGCCAAGGACGCGAACGGCGGGGTGCGTGCCGGCAACCTCGCCCGTGTGCTCCGTCTCGTCCATCTGGGCGGCGAGCAGTCGCGCGCCCAGCTGACCGCCGTGACCGGACTGAACCGCTCGACCATCGCGGACCTCGTCGCAGAACTCGCCGGTGACGGCTGGGTCGTCGAGCGCGAGCCGGGACCGGTGGGCCGGGTGGGGCGCCCGTCGCCCGTGGTCGCCGCAGCTCCGACGACGGTCGTGATCGCCGTGAACCCCGAGGTCGACGCGGTCGAGATCGCAGCGATCGACCTCGCGCGCACGATCGCGGTGCGGGAACGGATCGAGTCGACCTCGCTGCTCGGTGCGGACGAGGTGGCGCCCCTCGTCGCCGGAGTGATCGACCGCTGGACACGCGGTGCGCTCGCAGGGATGCGCGTGATCGCGGTGGGGGTGGCGGTGCCCGGTCTGGTGCGTGCCGCGGACGGACTCGTGCGCAATGCGCCGCACCTGGGATGGACCGATCTGCCGCTGCGTGCATCCATCGCCGCGGCGACCGGGCTCCCGGTGGCGGTGGGCAACGATGCGAGTCTCGGTGCGCTCGCCGAGCACCTGTTCGGTGCCGCCCAGGGCGTGGACGATCTCGTCTACCTCAACGGCGGCCCCTCCGGCATCGGCGGGGGGATCATCGTGCACGGGGCGCCGGTGGGCGGTGTGGGCGGATTCGCCGGTGAGTTCGGCCAGAACCGCGTCGACGTCTCCTCCGATGCGGTCCTGGAAGACGTCGTCAGCAGGGCGCGGTTGCTGGCGGCGCTCGGTCTCGCGGTGGCAGACGAGGCGACGCTCGCCAGCGCGCTCGCCGCGGCGGCCGATGAGGACGCCGTCCGCGCCGAGTGCTCCCGCCAGCGGGCCTTCCTCGCGCAGGCGATCGCCGACGCCGTCAACATCCTGAACCCCTCCGTCGTCGTCCTCGGCGGATTCCTCGCCCTCCTCGCGAGCGTCGACGTGGAGGGCTTCGCCGCGGACGTGGCAGCTCGAGCGATGACCGAGAACGCGGAAGGTCTGCGCATCCTCCCCGCCTCCCTCGCGGCAGACCGCCTGCTGTTGGGTGCCGCCGAACTCGCGTGGACGACCGCCCGCGTCATCTGA